GTGGCCCTTCCCAGGGCATGCCGGAGCCTGCGGCGAATACCGGAACGCACACGCCCAGGCAAAGTGCGCCCAGTAGGAGTGCGCTGGCGGCACGACGACGAAAAGCAACGAACGTATGGAGGAGAGTCATGGCTGATTCCCTGTCGTGGATGAAGGAGAAAGTAGGGCGTCGATCGAAGTCAGCTGATAGCCGCGCTCGTCATGGCCAATGACGCGAGCGATCTGCTGCACATGGCGGGCGCGGCCGCGCCCGGCAAGGAACACCACCAGGTTGATGGCCTCGGCGATCAGGGCCCGTGGCGCGGTCAGGGCGACTTCCAGGATCAGTTGTTCCAGGCGTAGCAGGGCGCCCTGGGCGGAGCTGGCGTGGAGGGTGGCGATACCGCCGGGGTGGCCGGTGCCCCAGGCCTTGACCAGGTCCAGGGCTTCGCCGCCCCGTACCTCACCGACTACCACCCGATCGGGGCGCAGGCGCAGGGTGGAGCGCACCAGGTCGGCCATGGACACCACGCCGGGCTTGGTGCGCAGGGCGACATGATCGAGGGCAGGGCATTGCAGTTCGACCGTGTCCTCCAGGACCAGCACGCGGTCACCGGTGCCGGCCACCTCGGCCAGCAGGGCGTTGGCCAGGGTGGTCTTGCCGGTGCTGGTACCACCGGCAACGAGGATGTTCTGCCGGTCGCGCACGGCGACACGCAGGTAGTCGGCTTGTGCGGCGTCGAGGACTCCGTCGGCCACGTATTGCTGCAGGGGAATGACGCTGGCGGCACGTTTGCGCAGGGCAAAGGTCGGCCCGACTGCCACGGGCGGCAGTACACCTTCGAAGCGCTCGCCGGACTCCGGCAACTCGGCGCTGAGCAGGGGCTTGCCCCGGTGCACTTCGACGCCGATATGCGCGGCAACCAGGCGGATGATCCGCTCGCCGTCGGCGGCGGGCAGCGTGCCCAGTCGCGAGCGGCCGTTGGACAGGCGATCCAGCCAGAGCACACCGTCGGGGTTGAGCATGACCTCGACCACATCCGGATCATCCAGGGCGGCGGCGATCAGTGGGCCCATCGCCGTGCGCAGCATGCGGGCTCGGCGATCCAGGGAGGCCGCTGCTGCGCTCCGCATCGGGGAGGCGGTGGTCATGGACGGTCCCCCGCAGCCTGGGCTTCTGACGGAGCGGCCTCATGCAGGTCACTGACCAGACTGCGCCCGCGCTGCAGGTGGCGCCCCAGTTGCTCGACGAACTGGGTGAAGCGCAGCTTGCCCTGCGCGCGTGCCGCGTCCTGATGAGCCTCGGGCACTGGCGTGCTGACGGTGAGGTAGTAGCGCACGTAGAGCGCGACGGTCTCGATCAGGATGTTCTGGTCGCGCTCCAGTCGCTCGAACTGGCGCGACAGCCGATCCAGCCGCTTGGCCATGGCCACCTCGCGCTGTTCCCCGGAGTCTGGTGACAGCCAGGAAGCGAGGGCTGCGGCGATGATCGAGGACTTCGACACCCCCTTGGTGATCGCCAGCTCGTTCAGGCGTTTGGCGTGTTCGGGTTGGATGAACAGGTTCAGGCGGGTTCGGCTCATAGGGCGATTCCATCGTCAGGGTCGAGGGCGGCCAGCCGCGCTGCGCGCTGCAGGCGCGGATCGGGCTGGGTAGGGAAGAGGGCCGGGGTGTCGTCCTCATCGAGCAACAGCAGGTCGCTGGCCAGCTCGTCGAGGTCAGGCAACTGGGCGATTTCCGCCAGCTCGGGCTGGCGGCGGGGGCCGCCGTCCTCGAGGGACTCGCCGCTGGCCGGTCCTGTCTGCGGAGCGTCAATGGCCGAGGGGACGGCCAAGCCACTCCAATCGTCCGGTCGCGCGGTGGGTGCGTCGGCGTAGCGACCAGGCCCTAGCCGTGGCGCTGGCAGTGCCCGACGCTGGAAGTTGGTGTCGGTGAAGTAGCGCAACTTCTTGGCCCGGATCGGCGCATGGCCGGAGAGCATCACCACCGATTCGTCGGTGGGCAGTTGCATCACCTCACCCGGAGTCAGCAACGGGCGAGCCGTCTCCTGGCGCGAGACCATCAGGTGCCCCAGCCAGGGCGCCAGGCGATGGCCGGCATAGTTGCGTTGTGCGCGCAGCTCGGTGGCGGTGCCCAGCGTTTCGGAGATGCGCTTGGCGGTGCGCTCGTCGTTGGTGGCGAAGGTCACCCGCACATGGCAGTTGTCGAGGATCGAATGGTTCTGGCCGTAGGCCTTGTCGATCTGGTTGAGCGACTGCGAGATGAGGAAGGCGCGCAGTCCGTAGCCGGCCATGAAGGCCAGCGCCGACTCGAAGAAATCCAGCCGCCCCAGCGCGGGAAATTCGTCGAGCATCAGCAGCAGCTTGTGTCGGCGTTCGATGCCGTCGGTGCCATCGAGTGATTCGGTCAGGCGCCGGCCGATCTGGTTGAGGAGCAGGCGAATCAGCGGCTTGGTACGGCTGATGTCCGAGGGCGGCACCACCAGGTACAGGGATACGGGATGCTCGGCTGAGATGAGATCGGCGATCCGCCAGTCGCAACGCGAGGTGACCTCGGCGACCGTCGGATCACGGTATAGGCCGAGGAAGGACATGGCCGTCGACAGCACGCCCGAACGCTCGTTCTCGCTCTTGTTCAGCACCTCCCGCGCGGCGGAGGCCACCACCGGATGAGGCGCGTCGCCCAGGTGGGGTGTGCTCATCATCCGGTGCAGGGTCAGCTCGAAGGTACAGGACGGGTCCGAGAGGAAGTTGGCGACGCCACGCAGGGTCTTGTCCTGGCCGGCATAGAGCACATGCAGGATGGCGCCGACCAGCAGTGCATGGCTGGTCTTTTCCCAGTGATTGCGGCGCTCCAGCGCGCCCTCCGGGTCGACCAGGATGTCGGCGATGTTCTGCACGTCTCGCACTTCGTGGGTGCCGCGACGTACCTCCAGCAGCGGGTTGTAGGCCGCCGAAGCCGGGTCGGTGGGGTTGAACAGCAGGCAATGGGAGAAGCGCGAACGCCAGCCAGCGGTCAGGTTCCAGTTCTCACCCTTGATGTCATGGATGACGGCGGAGGCCGGCCAGGAGAGGAGGGTGGGGACTACCAGGCCGACACCTTTGCCAGAGCGCGTCGGTGCGAAGGCCAGCACATGCTCCGGGCCTTCATGGCGCAGGTACTGCTCCTCGAACAGGCCAAGGAATACCCCCGCCGGTTGGGTCAGCCCGGCGCGGCGCACCTCATCCGCATCGGCCCAGCGTGCCGACCCGTAGGTCGTGACCTGCCGAGCCTGGCGCGCCCTCCAGAGGGCCATGCCGATAGCCACCACCAAGGCCAGCAGGCTGCTGCAGGCGGCGATGCTGCCGCCGACGTTGAAGACATCCGGCGCATAGGCATCGAAGAAAAACCACCACTCGAACAGACGCCAAGGGTGATAGACGGGCATGCCCAGCCATTCGAACCAGGGCGCTCCCAGGCGAGACTGGTAGCCAAGCTCGGCAGCCGTCCACTGTGTGGCACCCCACACCCCGGACAGGGTGATGGCCAACACCACCAGCACCTGGCCGTACAGCACCGTCGTCGCTTGCATCCCTGAACCCAACCTCTCCGATCAAGCACTCGGCACGCCGATGTGCCGCGGGCGAGAGGTTCGGCATTGGCGGGGGAGGGGTCAAAGACCGATTCGCGGGTAATTAAGATCGAGGCGACAACTGTTCTGGCTGCGGGGGCTGGGGTAGGGAATCAACAGGGTACGGCGTGCCCTGCTGGCAGACGTCGACCACAGCTGCCAGTTGATATGGGCAGAGACCGGCCAAAAGCGGTCATGGAGTGTCTGCAAAATCTGGGGCGACTCAATCGTCATCCTCACACGGATACGGCGGATTCACTTCAGGAATTCGTGCCTCAAACTCCTTGGTCAGCCATTCATATTTTGGGCGTACTCTGTCGTCGTCTTTGAACTGTTCCCGCAGTTTTTCGATATCTGCTGGAGCATTCAGCATCGCTTGCCGGAACTTTCGAAGAACTTTCTCACCGGACATGACCAGTGAACTGTCATTCAAAATGTGCCTGAAAGCAGTAGCAAGAGAGGCGTAGTAGTAATCACCATCTTCTTGGATGAACGACTCGAACAGTCTAAATGTATCAACAGTCCTGTAACGTTCGATACAGTGCTTGTCAATCAAGAATCTAGGATGGTCGGCCTTCTTGGACTCAAGTAAATATGCTTGATTCATTGCTGGCCCGAACATAGGGCCACCTTGGATGTGGACTAGCTCCCCGACTGTCACACCACCACGAAGCAATAGGCTGTGTGACATCCACATCATTGTGCTGATTTTAGTGAGTAGATCCAGAACCATTTGCGACGCAATCACATCATCAGCGCGGGCTGATAAAACCAAGCTATCAGAAAAGTAGTTAATGCTAACTGGATGCATTTGCTGCTGGATTGTTGACATGTATCGAGCGGTTTCTCGAACCCGCTCTAGCTCTTCCGCAGGGATTAGTTCTACATTAACGGTAGTGAAAAGCTCAGCTTCAATCTGTGTCGGATGCATCGCCATCAGGGCATCAAGTATCTTCTGAGGAAGATTAGGTGTAACGGCGCTTCTCTCTACTAGCTTGCCAAATCCCAAAATATCTACAAAAGCAATGAACCGCTCTTCGTACATCCTGATGTTCCCTATTCGAATTTGATAATTATGCCAGCGGCTTCTATGAGTCGCTCCTGGTTTCGTAGACTCGTTCAAGCCTCAAAACCGAGCCTTAGTAAACGTCTGCTCCTGGCCCATCACAACAGGCTAGGATCGGCCAAAGGCGCCCTACGATCGAACTACGGCGTCCACGCAAGGTTCGCCGTTTCCATCCGAGATCGTTGGTTCGAAGATTTAAAGCTCAGCCTTGCTTACGCTTCCTATTTACCTCAATCATTCCCTTTCTGACGTCGTAGCTACTTACAGTCTTTTCCCGTTGAAGACGCTTCAGGAGCTCGCGATCAGCAAGCGTATCTGGCACGCGTAGCCTACTGCGGCCCACTTCTGTGAGCTTAGGGTAATCACCGTCAAGTCCTTGCAGGATAGTGAAGAGCTGGTCACGACTAATCACATCTAGATGTGGTTTTAGTAGCAGAATGATCTGCTGCGCTGAGACATTTTGTTGTGCCATCTTCTGTACAACATCAGGCGAGAGTTCGCTTCCGGAGTTGGTAGCAAATCGCGCCAATTCGTTCAGCCCTCGAGAATCGGCCACCTCTGCATAATTTGCAGCTTGCTCGAGAACTACATTTTTGACCGCCGAAACAATCTCACCGCTCTCTAGAAGAGCCGCCAGGTCCTCCCTAACCAACGCTGGGGTCATGTAGCTCGAAAACTTCCGCGACTCTCGAATAAACGCTTGGCGCGTCGGCCAGTCCGTGCTGGCTAGGTACCCATAAGACGCCGCGTCATCCGCAATGAGGTTGTACTTGACCAACTGCGCGAAGAGATCGCCAGCTTCTGCGGCGATTTTGTCAACGGAGAGATAGTCTTCCAGGCCTAAACTGTCGACTAGCTCCGCACGTAGAGCTGCGGATGGGAGGTGATCTGCTGTCGCCAGGATTGCGACCGCCAACGCTGCTTTAGACTTCTCTTCAGCAGTGTTAGCGTCAGCAATCTTTCTAGTGGACGTCAGGATTGTAGCTAGATGCTCATCAACCTCCCCGCGAGCCATGACGTAATTGCTAACGTTGTTAAACGTTGCGGGGAAACGCCTATGTTCAGCCAAGGCTGGCCAAGCGCCCTCAGAAACATCTGTGAGATCTATAACCTCACAACCTGAGGCCGCACGCTCAATCACATCACTTAGGCGAGGTGCTTCTATCGAGAGCACATCTTCAATCACCGCAAGGAAGTTCTCGTTCGCATCTATTGTCGCCGAAGTGCCATCAATAGCATCCAAGTACCTGGTCAAATGACTGAGCACATAGCCGTACACCGTCTGGCTACTCGCACGGATGACGTCGAGCGCCAAGGTTGCAGTGTTGTCTATGGCAATCGCGAGATTCTGGTACGTGACGTCATATAAATTGCGTGACACAAACGACGTACGAGTATGCTGGCCTAGCGGCTCCAAACGAGGCACGGTAATGCCGGCATCCCCGAAGAGCACACCGATACGTTCGGCCTGGACCGGCACGGTCGCGTTAGACGTAAGCGCCGTGAATTCAGCGTAGTGTGCCGACAGGTACGACGACACCACAGAATCTGTCCGCTGTTTAGAAGACGTAAGACATGCCAGCGCCACATCTACCATCTCTAGCCGTGAAGCGTCATCTAGGTCCGCTTGCCCCACAAGATAAGTGAGCACTCGTGGAGACGCGACCGTGAACCTTTCGATGAACTGCAGGCGCTCGTTTCCTGCGGTAAGGTACGCCTTCAGAAAACTAGCCTGACGCTCCCCGAGACCAACTAGGGAGCGGATCATGATGTCGGCCGCGTCGGCGTCGGTGGCCAAAAGGCGGTCGAGGATAGCGATGTTGTAAAGAGCAGGCTCCTTCAGCGCGTTCTTGCCTCGCTCGCGAACAACTGCATCCACGTCATCCGTGTCAAGCTCGAAGTGCTCGTCCATCAGGTCACGCTCGACGTGGTGGATGATGAAGTTTGTTGCAGCGGAACCCACGCGATCCCCGTGGAAGGTCGACGTGTAGAGCGTGAAGTTTCGGTTGATATACCCGGCACGGACGATTTGGTAAGCCAAGCCAGGCGTTAGAATCAACTTCGCAATTACATCGAAGGACTGGTTGCTCCCCTTGTGCTGGACTACGAACTCCGGTCGCTTGATGAGATCACCAAGATCAGCGCTCCGCAGGAACTTGATGTCCTCCGTCTTCTCATCGATTTGTTCAGTGAGAGCGTCACGATCCGAGTTGTCCCAGCTCTCGGCGTCCAACGGATCACCAAGCGAATCTACAAGACTGTCACGGCTGAACGACAGCGTCTGACCATAGTCATTGCGCCATTGAAGCGGCGAGTCGCCGTCTGCCGAGACGAAGTTTGTCCAGAACTGCGCTCCCTTGAGGTCATTCGGAGACTTACTTTCGCCCGCATACAAGTACGTTGCTTTCTGGGTCCTGTAGCCCGCAGCCTGAGCTGTCCGCTGCACGTGCGCCAGCAGGCGCTCGCCCAACCGAGCACTGCGGGTGGCAGCCCCGTTGATCCGTGCAATCTGCTGGAGAAGCACACGACGTTCGCCCTCGACTCGCTTGATGTTCTCAGTCACCAGTTCACGGCCGACCTTGTAAAGTATGTCCAGCTTGCTATGGCCGAGCCGGATAGTCTCGAAGTCTGCTAGGTGCGTGCTCTTGTAGAGCATCATCGCAAATAGGTCGGTCTCATTCAGATTGAGCTGCTTGCCGTCCCCGGAGAAGATCCGGTCGCGAAAGACTATGAATTCGTTGCGAACATTCTTTAGCAGCCGCATATCTGGCACATACTGCGCCGCCAAGTCGAGTAGCTCCGGAGCTACCTTGTGCTCGACTTGACTAAGCAGCTGCAGAACCAAGTTGCGGGCGCTCCGGTGCGTAATAAAGGGAACTACTGGGATCACCAGGTCGAAGAATTTCGTGCGGTTGGCACGTATAGCCTCGACCTGTGCAGGGTCGTCCGTCGTAAGCACTTCTGTATTACGCACTCGCCCCTCAATTTCCAGGCCGATGCGATCGAAGATGCTATCTTTGATGGCATAGATGAATCGGATCGGCTTCTCGATCTGGGGCGAAGCGTTGAGCAAAGTGTTTAGCGCCCGAAGCGTTTCGAAGATATGCGAGTCGTTGAACCGGTCGATGTCCTCGAATAGAACTACGTCGCGCCCTGAAACCTCAAAGAAGTAGACGATTTCGTCGAGGTATTGATCAAAGTACGAAACGGAGCTTTCGTTGAGCGTAACGGTTGCCGCCCCTGTGGAGAGCTGCTGTATATGCAGTTTCCCATAGAACAACCAGTTCACCAGCAGGATAATCAGCGAAGCAGCGCCCCAAACGACAGGGTGGGCCCAAACACCAATATCCACATATGGTGTGAGCACAGAAGTAATCTTTAACGTCCATCCAGTCAGCAGGAAGATTACACCAACGATAAAGCCCAGCAGTACCGAAGTTCCGATCGTCCGCCACCATCGGAAACGCTCAATACGCCGAAACCGTGAGCCAGGAGTTCTGCTCGGGTATTCTCGATAGAGCAGCTGCTTGACGATCTCCTGCTGGATACGGTTGGTCGGGGTTGTGGCCTGGATAGGCACCGAGTCATCAAGCTGGGAAGCCTCGATAGGTGCAAGCGTCGAGAGCGATAACTCCACGATACGATTGCCCTGCCGCCGAGCGACTTCCCGCATGATACTGCTCTTACCGACCCCGTAATTGCCGGACAACGCTATGTTGCTGATCTGATCGTTCGCGAGGGCAGCTTCGATAGCAGCGACATAGCCACTATGCTCTTCAACTAAGTACTCAGGGGTAAGCGGAACCAGCTTCCACGCCTCCTTGGCAGGTCCCTGTTCAGAACAGAAGATGCCCCGAACACGACTACAGATGCCGCGTAAAAGATGACAGACCACATGTCCTCCTGACGAACTGTCCTAGATTGAAGCAATACTACCCATCTTGCCAAAAAACCGCGGTGAAAGGAGGCAGATTTATTTATTGGGCTGGCCGTCCGCTCCTGGCCGACTCCGGCCTATCGCGGCAGGCAGAAACCGGCCAGGAGCGGACGTTCATATGGGGCTATCAAAACGGAGGCCTCTCAGTTTACCTGCTTGTGAAGTGACACTTTGCTCGGCCACTTGCGCCCGATTTTAGCAGCGGCCACAAGCAGCCCTTACAGCAGCCAAGGGCTACTCATTGCGCGAACTCCTCGCGATAGCTATTGTGGTGATGCTTCGTTTGCTTGCTGGTCGAGCCGCCAGGCGGCGGTGAACCCAGTTTGCCAGACGGCAGCGATCTCTCTTCGGAGGGCGCTGTTCGGGTCGCGACCAAGATAGCCGTTCTGGTATCTGGGTCTCCCGTAGGTAGTGAGTGTCGCCCGACTGCTGCTTCAACGACCGTAACTCTGTCCTTTCAATGGGCACGCCAGACGGTTGGCAGCTTTATTTTCAGTGCGGCGCTCGTTGTCCGACCGCGTGAGGCGTGGTTGACCGAGGGGCCGAAAAAGGTACGATTCATCGTGCCCCAGACGCCCAGGAGGCCAAGATGCGCCCATGCAAAAACGTGCCAATTCGGCGCGCGCGGCAGCCAAGCTGTTTCTAGCTGCCCTCTGCTTCGTTTGCTTGCTGGTCGAGCCGCCAGGCGGCGGTGAACCCAGTTTGCCAGACGGCAGCGATCTCTCTTCGGAGGGCGCTGTTCGGGTCGCGACCAAGATAGCCGTTCTGGTATCTGGGTCTCCCGTAGGTAGTGAGTCCCTGTAGCAGTTGGGTGAGAGCGAACTGGTGTTGCCCAACAACACAAGGAGTAGCTTTGAGTAGGCTATATAAGGACATTTGCAGCCAACGAACGCTTTACGGCGCCTGGAGGAAGGTGCGCAGTAGCGCCATCTTCTCCTCCTCTGATGAAATCAAACGGGAGGCTGAAGATTTCGAAAGTCGGCTCCCTGACTCCTTGATCGATATTCAGCGCGCCCTATCGAAACAAGCATTCATATTCCTCCAGCAAACTGGCGTCGCACAGAAGAAGCCAGGCGGGAAATCCCGCCCCTTGGTTCTAGCTCCTATCCCGAATCGTATTGTCCAGCGAGCCATTCTCGACGTTTTGCAGCGACGCGTCCGCTTTGTTAAGCGAGTTCTTGGTACTTCCACAAGCTATGGTGGCATTCCCGAAAAACGTGTAGCCATGGCCATCTCTGACGCGAGAGAAGCAATGCGTGCGGGTGCACGATTCCACATTCGGTCAGACATCCCCGCCTTCTTCACCAAAATCAACAAAGACCGGGTTCTAGAGCTTCTGCGGCCGCATCTGAACTGTGAGGCTACCCTCAAGCTTTTTGAGGAAGCCATCAAAACGGACTTAGCCAATATCGACGACCTCAGAAGGAAGGGGCTGGCCGAGATTTTTCCAATCGGAATCGAGGGAGTGGCTCAAGGATCTCCATTGTCCCCCCTGATAGCCAACATCTACCTGGCCGACTTCGATCTAGAAATGAACTCAGACGGCATTACATGCCTACGCTACATCGATGACTTTTTG
This genomic window from Pseudomonas furukawaii contains:
- the trbB gene encoding P-type conjugative transfer ATPase TrbB; the encoded protein is MTTASPMRSAAAASLDRRARMLRTAMGPLIAAALDDPDVVEVMLNPDGVLWLDRLSNGRSRLGTLPAADGERIIRLVAAHIGVEVHRGKPLLSAELPESGERFEGVLPPVAVGPTFALRKRAASVIPLQQYVADGVLDAAQADYLRVAVRDRQNILVAGGTSTGKTTLANALLAEVAGTGDRVLVLEDTVELQCPALDHVALRTKPGVVSMADLVRSTLRLRPDRVVVGEVRGGEALDLVKAWGTGHPGGIATLHASSAQGALLRLEQLILEVALTAPRALIAEAINLVVFLAGRGRARHVQQIARVIGHDERGYQLTSIDALLSPSSTTGNQP
- a CDS encoding conjugal transfer protein TraG, encoding MQATTVLYGQVLVVLAITLSGVWGATQWTAAELGYQSRLGAPWFEWLGMPVYHPWRLFEWWFFFDAYAPDVFNVGGSIAACSSLLALVVAIGMALWRARQARQVTTYGSARWADADEVRRAGLTQPAGVFLGLFEEQYLRHEGPEHVLAFAPTRSGKGVGLVVPTLLSWPASAVIHDIKGENWNLTAGWRSRFSHCLLFNPTDPASAAYNPLLEVRRGTHEVRDVQNIADILVDPEGALERRNHWEKTSHALLVGAILHVLYAGQDKTLRGVANFLSDPSCTFELTLHRMMSTPHLGDAPHPVVASAAREVLNKSENERSGVLSTAMSFLGLYRDPTVAEVTSRCDWRIADLISAEHPVSLYLVVPPSDISRTKPLIRLLLNQIGRRLTESLDGTDGIERRHKLLLMLDEFPALGRLDFFESALAFMAGYGLRAFLISQSLNQIDKAYGQNHSILDNCHVRVTFATNDERTAKRISETLGTATELRAQRNYAGHRLAPWLGHLMVSRQETARPLLTPGEVMQLPTDESVVMLSGHAPIRAKKLRYFTDTNFQRRALPAPRLGPGRYADAPTARPDDWSGLAVPSAIDAPQTGPASGESLEDGGPRRQPELAEIAQLPDLDELASDLLLLDEDDTPALFPTQPDPRLQRAARLAALDPDDGIAL
- a CDS encoding YobI family P-loop NTPase produces the protein MVCHLLRGICSRVRGIFCSEQGPAKEAWKLVPLTPEYLVEEHSGYVAAIEAALANDQISNIALSGNYGVGKSSIMREVARRQGNRIVELSLSTLAPIEASQLDDSVPIQATTPTNRIQQEIVKQLLYREYPSRTPGSRFRRIERFRWWRTIGTSVLLGFIVGVIFLLTGWTLKITSVLTPYVDIGVWAHPVVWGAASLIILLVNWLFYGKLHIQQLSTGAATVTLNESSVSYFDQYLDEIVYFFEVSGRDVVLFEDIDRFNDSHIFETLRALNTLLNASPQIEKPIRFIYAIKDSIFDRIGLEIEGRVRNTEVLTTDDPAQVEAIRANRTKFFDLVIPVVPFITHRSARNLVLQLLSQVEHKVAPELLDLAAQYVPDMRLLKNVRNEFIVFRDRIFSGDGKQLNLNETDLFAMMLYKSTHLADFETIRLGHSKLDILYKVGRELVTENIKRVEGERRVLLQQIARINGAATRSARLGERLLAHVQRTAQAAGYRTQKATYLYAGESKSPNDLKGAQFWTNFVSADGDSPLQWRNDYGQTLSFSRDSLVDSLGDPLDAESWDNSDRDALTEQIDEKTEDIKFLRSADLGDLIKRPEFVVQHKGSNQSFDVIAKLILTPGLAYQIVRAGYINRNFTLYTSTFHGDRVGSAATNFIIHHVERDLMDEHFELDTDDVDAVVRERGKNALKEPALYNIAILDRLLATDADAADIMIRSLVGLGERQASFLKAYLTAGNERLQFIERFTVASPRVLTYLVGQADLDDASRLEMVDVALACLTSSKQRTDSVVSSYLSAHYAEFTALTSNATVPVQAERIGVLFGDAGITVPRLEPLGQHTRTSFVSRNLYDVTYQNLAIAIDNTATLALDVIRASSQTVYGYVLSHLTRYLDAIDGTSATIDANENFLAVIEDVLSIEAPRLSDVIERAASGCEVIDLTDVSEGAWPALAEHRRFPATFNNVSNYVMARGEVDEHLATILTSTRKIADANTAEEKSKAALAVAILATADHLPSAALRAELVDSLGLEDYLSVDKIAAEAGDLFAQLVKYNLIADDAASYGYLASTDWPTRQAFIRESRKFSSYMTPALVREDLAALLESGEIVSAVKNVVLEQAANYAEVADSRGLNELARFATNSGSELSPDVVQKMAQQNVSAQQIILLLKPHLDVISRDQLFTILQGLDGDYPKLTEVGRSRLRVPDTLADRELLKRLQREKTVSSYDVRKGMIEVNRKRKQG
- a CDS encoding reverse transcriptase domain-containing protein, giving the protein MRSSAIFSSSDEIKREAEDFESRLPDSLIDIQRALSKQAFIFLQQTGVAQKKPGGKSRPLVLAPIPNRIVQRAILDVLQRRVRFVKRVLGTSTSYGGIPEKRVAMAISDAREAMRAGARFHIRSDIPAFFTKINKDRVLELLRPHLNCEATLKLFEEAIKTDLANIDDLRRKGLAEIFPIGIEGVAQGSPLSPLIANIYLADFDLEMNSDGITCLRYIDDFLLLGATLSDVDKAFNRSLKVLSKIGLEAYDPRTDKAKASRGATQKGFDFLGCNVSPGLVQPSEATRKRFRAKLDAEFVAASHALRYNAQYHDGDGKYAYSSALFRIDKIILGWGKAFTFCNGTHSMSALDDFISKKLAQLEAEKTAVLAKSDSAAQRRILGVRLLTDIQG